Proteins encoded within one genomic window of Amycolatopsis sp. 2-15:
- a CDS encoding MFS transporter gives MTRSRVALLCALGIDNFGSGLFLPLALVYVTRVVGVPLALAGTAVTLGTVAGLVVPPLAGRLVDRTGPRAVIVGAQLLQAAGAAAYLIADGVTAVVVAAVLLAAGQQLFYSSLYALIADVAGDVPKDRPFAEVGMVRAGGFGLGGLTSSGILMWIGDGGYSVALAVDVVTFVVAAVLIAGVVRPQRRSTSYPKARSGVLRNRPYLALILFSGMFGLSLDFFLIGTPVFVLDLLHGPRWLPGAILFLLTVVTSVGGTVALRLTRRLNRIAAMRGGSALFAAWCAVSLGVLVVPRGWQVVYLLAATLVYAAGDLVFGPRSGALAEAAAPPEAKGRYLAAFQYAFTVAQVLAPAVVALFSVSAWLPWVLVGSCACFAVAGLGRLGPRLPADAVTPVQS, from the coding sequence GTGACGCGGAGCCGGGTCGCGTTGTTGTGCGCGCTGGGGATCGACAACTTCGGCTCCGGCCTGTTCCTGCCGCTGGCGCTGGTCTACGTGACGCGCGTGGTCGGCGTCCCGCTCGCGCTGGCGGGCACGGCCGTGACGCTCGGGACAGTGGCGGGGCTGGTCGTGCCGCCACTCGCGGGCCGGCTGGTGGACCGGACGGGGCCGCGTGCGGTGATCGTCGGCGCGCAGCTGCTGCAGGCAGCGGGGGCGGCGGCGTACCTGATCGCCGACGGCGTCACCGCGGTCGTGGTGGCGGCGGTCCTGCTGGCGGCCGGACAACAGCTGTTCTACAGCTCGCTTTACGCGCTGATCGCCGACGTCGCCGGCGACGTGCCGAAGGACCGGCCGTTCGCGGAGGTCGGCATGGTGCGGGCGGGCGGTTTCGGGCTTGGCGGGCTGACGTCGTCCGGGATCCTGATGTGGATCGGCGACGGTGGGTACAGCGTGGCGCTGGCGGTGGACGTCGTGACGTTCGTCGTGGCGGCCGTACTCATCGCGGGGGTTGTGCGGCCGCAGCGGCGAAGCACGTCGTACCCGAAGGCGCGCAGCGGCGTGCTGCGCAACCGGCCGTACCTGGCGTTGATCCTGTTCAGCGGAATGTTCGGGCTGTCGCTGGACTTCTTTCTCATCGGCACGCCGGTGTTCGTGCTCGACCTGCTCCACGGCCCGCGCTGGCTGCCGGGCGCGATCCTGTTCCTGCTCACGGTGGTCACCAGCGTCGGCGGCACGGTCGCGTTGCGGCTCACGCGCCGGCTCAACCGAATCGCGGCGATGCGCGGCGGCTCGGCGCTCTTCGCCGCGTGGTGTGCGGTCAGCCTCGGCGTGCTGGTCGTGCCGCGCGGCTGGCAGGTCGTTTACCTGCTGGCCGCGACGCTCGTCTACGCCGCGGGCGACCTGGTCTTCGGGCCGCGTTCGGGCGCGCTCGCCGAGGCCGCGGCCCCGCCGGAAGCGAAGGGCCGGTACCTGGCAGCGTTCCAGTACGCGTTCACTGTCGCGCAGGTGCTGGCGCCGGCGGTGGTGGCGTTGTTCTCCGTGTCGGCGTGGTTACCTTGGGTGCTGGTCGGTAGTTGCGCTTGCTTCGCCGTGGCGGGCCTGGGCAGGCTGGGACCGAGGCTTCCGGCGGACGCGGTGACGCCGGTTCAGAGTTGA
- a CDS encoding globin domain-containing protein, protein MTADSISPIPRSAAPRETPAAVAAMVRLIRDTWAMSEPFIPEISQFFYGMLFTLAPVTRDFFPINMEVQRGRLVRALVHIVQMVDRPDDLVPFLRQLGRDHRKFGVIPRHYEAVGTALLAALKNHLGPEWTVAVERAWAEAFTIVARAMQEAAAADVNPASWHATVVEHRRLTWDLALVRLLPEQPVPYLPGQYMSVEVPQRPRLWRYLSPANAPREDGGIEFHVRAVDGGWVSRAIVSHTQPGDVWRLGPPLGRMAVDRERSRGVVMVAGGTGVAPLRSILDHLAMWGDNPKTRLFYGGPAREDLYDLEELRALSSTNPWLTVTPVVERGDHLPGCEQGTLAEAVTRYGAWPDHDILVSGSPSMIRATVSRMLVAGSVLGQIQYDPFTID, encoded by the coding sequence ATGACAGCCGATTCGATCAGCCCGATCCCCCGCTCGGCGGCGCCCCGCGAGACGCCTGCCGCCGTCGCCGCGATGGTGCGGCTGATCCGTGACACCTGGGCGATGTCCGAGCCCTTCATCCCGGAGATCTCGCAGTTCTTCTACGGGATGCTGTTCACGCTCGCCCCGGTCACGCGCGACTTCTTCCCCATCAACATGGAAGTGCAGCGCGGGCGGCTCGTGCGCGCGCTGGTGCACATCGTGCAGATGGTGGACCGGCCCGACGACCTCGTGCCGTTCCTGCGGCAGCTCGGGCGCGACCACCGCAAGTTCGGCGTGATCCCGCGGCACTACGAGGCCGTGGGCACGGCGCTGCTGGCCGCGTTGAAGAACCACCTGGGGCCTGAATGGACTGTCGCCGTGGAGCGGGCGTGGGCGGAGGCGTTCACCATCGTCGCGCGCGCCATGCAGGAAGCGGCGGCCGCGGACGTGAACCCGGCGTCGTGGCACGCGACGGTCGTCGAGCACCGGCGGCTGACGTGGGACCTGGCGCTGGTGCGGCTGCTGCCGGAGCAGCCCGTGCCGTACCTGCCGGGGCAGTACATGAGCGTGGAGGTACCGCAACGGCCGCGGCTGTGGCGCTACCTCTCGCCGGCCAACGCGCCGCGCGAAGACGGCGGCATCGAGTTCCACGTGCGTGCCGTCGACGGCGGCTGGGTCTCGCGCGCGATCGTGAGCCACACGCAGCCCGGCGACGTCTGGCGGCTCGGTCCGCCGCTGGGACGCATGGCCGTGGACCGTGAACGGTCCCGTGGCGTCGTGATGGTCGCGGGCGGAACCGGTGTCGCGCCGCTGCGCTCGATCCTCGACCACCTGGCGATGTGGGGCGACAACCCCAAGACGCGCCTGTTCTACGGCGGGCCGGCGCGAGAGGACCTCTACGACCTCGAGGAGCTGCGCGCGCTGTCGTCCACGAACCCGTGGCTGACCGTGACCCCGGTCGTCGAACGCGGCGACCACCTGCCCGGTTGCGAGCAGGGGACCTTGGCGGAAGCGGTTACGCGCTACGGCGCCTGGCCCGACCACGACATTCTCGTGTCAGGTTCTCCTTCGATGATCCGCGCGACGGTTTCCCGCATGCTGGTCGCCGGCAGCGTGCTGGGCCAGATCCAGTACGACCCGTTCACCATCGATTGA
- a CDS encoding MFS transporter: MSHRQIMKAFSGLLLALLVAMLSSTIVSNALPTILADLHGSQSQYTWVVTATLLTSTATTPIWGKLSDLFSKKLLYQVAIVIFTIGSALGGISQSMPELIAFRALQGVGLGGLQALIQVVIAAMIAPRDRGRYSGYTGAVFAVATVSGPLIGGLIVDSPLGWRWCFWVCVPIAVIAFVVLGRTLHLPVLKRKVRIDWLGATLLVGGVALLLIWVSLAGATFAWASWTSVAYVGGAVIALALAVLVESRVAEPVVPLRLFRNRTFTLAVLGSLAVGTAMFGGSVFLGQYYQISRGFSPTHAGLMTLPLVLGLALASTSAGQVISRTGRTKPFMVAGGISLLAGLFLLSTVDHATDLTLMGVYLGLVGIGLGFLMQNLVLVVQNTVAMKDMGSSSSVVTFFRSLGGAAGVSALGAVLSTKVASNITSSLTRLGLPAGDAVHGGGGTFDIDGLPAALQPIVRAAFGDATGTVFLFAGFIAVVTLLAVVFMKEVPLRRTLDADTTPTVAPALTAEVTTALRGRVLDSDGRPVSGVVLTLTDASGRQVDVGRSARNGEFALVAGSTGEHVLLATVGSLPPAVSTVRLTGTPAWHDLLLGGTGGVTGRVRTAGRHAAVAGAALTLTDSAGTVSASHLTGGDGGYALDGVPAGSYTLTVTAYGHAPHAEPVTVSTGAPAHHDVVLEAEPEFARHSGTLNLG, encoded by the coding sequence ATGAGCCACCGGCAGATCATGAAGGCCTTCTCGGGCCTGCTGCTCGCCCTGCTCGTGGCGATGCTGTCGTCGACGATCGTGTCCAACGCGCTGCCGACCATCCTTGCCGATCTGCACGGCTCGCAGAGCCAGTACACGTGGGTGGTCACCGCGACGCTGCTGACCTCGACCGCGACCACCCCGATCTGGGGCAAGCTCTCCGACCTGTTCAGCAAGAAGCTGCTGTACCAGGTCGCCATCGTGATCTTCACGATCGGCTCGGCGCTGGGCGGCATCTCTCAGTCGATGCCGGAGCTCATCGCGTTCCGCGCGCTGCAGGGTGTGGGCCTCGGTGGCCTGCAGGCGCTGATCCAGGTCGTGATCGCCGCGATGATCGCCCCGCGCGACCGCGGCCGCTACTCCGGCTACACGGGCGCGGTGTTCGCCGTCGCCACCGTTTCCGGGCCGCTGATCGGCGGCCTGATCGTGGACTCGCCGCTGGGCTGGCGCTGGTGCTTCTGGGTCTGTGTGCCGATCGCGGTGATCGCGTTCGTGGTGCTCGGCCGCACGCTGCACCTGCCGGTGCTCAAGCGCAAGGTCCGCATCGACTGGCTGGGCGCGACCCTGCTCGTCGGTGGCGTCGCCCTGCTGCTGATCTGGGTTTCGCTGGCCGGCGCCACCTTCGCGTGGGCCTCGTGGACGAGCGTGGCGTACGTCGGCGGCGCGGTGATCGCGCTGGCGCTGGCGGTGCTCGTTGAATCGCGCGTCGCCGAGCCGGTGGTGCCGTTGCGCCTGTTCCGCAACCGCACCTTCACACTGGCGGTGCTCGGTTCGCTGGCCGTCGGGACCGCGATGTTCGGCGGTTCGGTCTTCCTCGGGCAGTACTACCAGATCTCGCGCGGCTTCTCGCCGACGCACGCGGGCCTGATGACACTGCCGCTGGTGCTCGGCCTGGCGCTGGCGTCGACGAGCGCCGGACAGGTCATCTCGCGCACGGGCCGCACGAAGCCGTTCATGGTCGCCGGCGGGATCTCGCTGCTGGCCGGGCTCTTCCTGCTCAGCACGGTCGACCACGCGACGGACCTGACGCTGATGGGCGTTTACCTCGGCCTGGTCGGCATCGGGCTCGGGTTCCTGATGCAGAACCTGGTGCTGGTCGTGCAGAACACCGTGGCCATGAAGGACATGGGTTCCTCGTCTTCCGTGGTCACGTTCTTCCGCTCGCTCGGCGGCGCCGCCGGTGTTTCGGCGCTGGGCGCGGTGCTCTCGACGAAGGTGGCCTCGAACATCACGTCGTCGCTGACCCGCCTCGGCCTCCCGGCCGGTGACGCGGTGCACGGCGGTGGCGGCACGTTCGACATCGACGGCCTGCCCGCCGCGCTGCAGCCGATCGTCCGCGCGGCGTTCGGCGACGCGACCGGCACGGTGTTTCTGTTCGCCGGCTTCATCGCCGTGGTGACGCTGCTGGCGGTGGTTTTCATGAAGGAGGTCCCCTTGCGCCGGACTCTCGACGCCGACACCACTCCCACCGTGGCGCCCGCGCTCACGGCCGAGGTCACGACGGCCCTGCGTGGCCGCGTCCTCGACTCCGACGGCCGCCCCGTCTCGGGTGTCGTGCTCACGCTCACGGACGCGTCGGGCCGTCAGGTCGACGTCGGCCGCAGCGCCCGCAACGGCGAGTTCGCCCTGGTGGCGGGCTCGACGGGCGAGCATGTGCTGCTCGCGACGGTGGGCTCGCTCCCACCGGCCGTGTCCACGGTGCGCCTCACCGGTACACCGGCGTGGCACGACCTGCTCCTCGGCGGCACGGGCGGCGTGACCGGTCGCGTCCGCACGGCCGGGCGCCACGCCGCGGTCGCCGGCGCGGCCTTGACGCTCACTGACAGCGCCGGCACCGTCAGCGCTTCCCACCTCACGGGCGGCGACGGCGGCTATGCCCTCGACGGCGTCCCCGCGGGCTCGTACACGCTCACCGTGACTGCGTACGGCCACGCGCCGCACGCCGAGCCCGTCACCGTCAGCACCGGCGCGCCGGCCCACCACGACGTGGTGCTGGAAGCCGAGCCGGAGTTCGCGCGCCACAGCGGCACGCTGAACCTCGGCTGA
- a CDS encoding MarR family winged helix-turn-helix transcriptional regulator, whose amino-acid sequence MSSADDVRVELMRELRSASQLQHLWIMQAWEAEPGLHPAAGMLLSDLAKHGEARPSELAKRKLVDLSVVSRQISQLQAAGLVDRRPAPEDGRASLISISEKGLAEVEKWRDRYIAFFEKALGGWDEERIADLTTRLADLNNGLRTVLGPPECAVDQAEVGK is encoded by the coding sequence ATGAGCTCTGCCGACGACGTCAGGGTCGAACTGATGCGCGAGCTCCGGTCCGCTTCGCAGCTGCAGCACCTGTGGATCATGCAGGCCTGGGAAGCCGAACCCGGCCTCCACCCGGCCGCCGGGATGTTGCTGTCGGACCTCGCGAAGCACGGTGAAGCCCGGCCCTCCGAGCTGGCCAAGCGCAAGCTCGTGGACCTCTCGGTGGTCAGCCGCCAGATCTCGCAGCTGCAGGCCGCCGGCCTGGTCGACCGCCGCCCCGCCCCGGAGGACGGGCGCGCGTCGCTGATCAGCATCTCCGAGAAGGGGCTCGCCGAGGTCGAGAAGTGGCGGGATCGCTACATCGCCTTCTTCGAGAAGGCCCTCGGTGGTTGGGACGAAGAGCGGATCGCCGACCTGACGACCCGGCTCGCGGATTTGAACAACGGTCTCCGCACCGTGCTCGGGCCCCCTGAGTGCGCCGTGGACCAAGCGGAAGTCGGGAAGTGA